Part of the Plodia interpunctella isolate USDA-ARS_2022_Savannah chromosome 13, ilPloInte3.2, whole genome shotgun sequence genome, GCTTAGAACACGCTTCTGTCTAATAaccatatatttatagtagttATAATTCTTTTGCTCACGTCTATTAAAAAACGcgctagatttttttttcgtgatattgaaattattttacaccaaatttatcagatatttttaatgttcaaATCAGATGGGTCTGTATatggaaagaaataaataaaattgagcaCATTGTAGTTTCATTCGgacatgtttattttacatatttcgtGTATAAAGTTTgaacatattatgtataatctCACTAATCCTGGGTTACATATGTactgatataattaaatttaaagtattttaaagtgaTAGTGGAACAACGAAGTCtaaaatgtaaacatataaaaaagtaagcgTACAATGGATTAACTTTTGGCATTACAATGAGAGTTACTGTTTGGGAAGAAGTTTACAAAGTGCAAGAAATCTGAATAACTTTCTAAAGCAACGGTTCTCAAAGTGTGTACCACGGAAATATTAGTCGTATTAAAAAAGATCCTACTACATAGTAGCCTCTTGCGTGAAAAGCTCGTTTAATTGTACAAACAACTATTAACAAACAAAGtaactatttaaaacaaatatgtacttattgaaacatattttaaacataacaaCTTTGAATTTGGGGCTCCTTACCTTTCCGAAAGGGTTCTATCTTGCAAGAAAGTTTAAGAACCGCTGTTTTAAAGAGACCAGGAAAAAATGAACCATTCAAACGGTAGAAAATCTGCAATTTCGATGTAACAGTTCCAGTACCGTCAAACGCATGTCAAGTTTAGCATGGACCTGTATGCAGCGGTAGCAGCGAATATGGGTAGGTTGATtcgctgttgactgtacagcaagtattgttgaaaatgtcgtaattttaatactaagtactgaaaaaactaatttagatCAGACTTATTATTTCGTCTACGTAAAACAATGACAACCTCGCAGGACAGGAGAGGTTGTACTACGTACCTATAGTAAACAAATGTTCTACCTATTCCGACCGTCAGTTTTGTCGTTCGAATAAATTAGGTttcagatataaataaataaatatttaatctttaAGTTAAGCAACGGTTTTGCAGAGAATTGGGCTctccaaaatcattgcaaattcgtcccTATTAACCTTTGCATAGAGTTCTATGCTTAACTTGATATGCGGTTAAATATTATAGGCaagattaaaatgaaaatatattacagaGATCATGAAACGCGTGACTAGATTTTTAGAagtattatcaaaattattgagTTTGACGTAAGTAAGAAACTTAGGATTATTTAAAgcaatgaattttaaattattttaaaaacttgtcTTTAGGTGCACaatctattaattaaatacaaaatatagtcatggaataaaatacaacCATTTTAGTAAACgtataaaattcttattctatttttaatttctttttacaagctttcatttacgtcaaattaataaaaacttgcaaaacttgaattaaaaaaatactttttttcgtattttttttcagcttTTTTGTAGCTATAACAATTTTCGATGGCTAAAACTTTAATAGTATCGagtttaaacaaattataatgcaAATCTTCCGTCATTTTGGCTCATTGCATATTTTTGGAATGCCAATTcacgatataaataaattacctaaaaattatattaaaaagttaaaaacctTATTTCTAACTTGTGACATTCAATTTTCGACCTTAAGGTCTCATACGATACGTCCCAATAGGCACTTCAGCTTCGGAAGCAAGCGGCGTCATAGTTTACAATcatatagtatttaaaaacttaaattaattttgaacttGTGCTCGCAAATAGGAGTCTTGTGGAActaactattttaatattatattatatatagtattgtacaaaacagggttactggtatctaacgcataaccttccaaaggcgcataaggtaaaTAGAgattaacatcttttgttctacgacttttgtctaaacgtaataaataaaaaaatattcccttTTTTGTACTAATGtagtttctataaaatgttaactctatgttcgattccgctacataacgctaccaatactgtctcgtgttgctgggctattacatagagttacgatgtgtagaatcgcaaattagatagatttttttatatgaataaataaaactatgaatcacgaaaagtcgtagaataaaagttgcttgttttgatgtactcaagtagtctttaggaggttttgcgtttgataccagtaaccctgtatattaaaaaaaacagtttaaaatCGACTGGaccaatttctttattttttgctattttttgttacgcatttataaaatcaaaatagaacttgaattttgctttttttgtttgctttaattataattacgaCAGAAAGGTATTCCCAACAAAggaacaaaacatatttgtatttttttaaaataacgactgatttttctttttttttttcaaatccaaCGTCAATTATTCCTATTTCagcattaaatacataaattaatgaatattatctATCAtcatataataagtatacgGCTACTTTTTGTCATCTGAGAAATTATTGTGCAGCTGAACAACCTCAAACAACATTAGTACAGAGATGACAAAAAAACGCCacttttaatacaaaatgtgttaataaaaaaagctcTTCCTCTGTTTGAAGAAAACTGTTCAGTTTTACAATTTGGAATTTGccgtgaaaatattaaaaaaacagtcGTATATATGTGAGAAAGTAATGGAGAAACCTCATGGAGGTGTTGGTAGCCGCCAGCATTGGAAAAAGCGCGGGAAGCAAGATGGCGGCGATCGTCAGCGCCACGGCCGCCGCTGCGGGCTCTGCATGTAGCGAGTCGTGTTCAGATTCTCCGAGCTAAACGTCtctgtaaacaaaattattgttatataaaatactaacagcccgtcccggcttcgctcaggtaaaagcataattaatgatatacctaaacattcctcagaaatcacaatatttagtattggtgaaaactgtatgaaaatccgtgttgtagtttttaagtttatcgcgaaggCCTTTTTTTACACTGGACAGAAGGACTGTATTTATAGAGTAGAAAAATGGTtttaaactacatttttttttgtcaataccaaatataatggtctagattggttgataaacacccagcgTTGTCAAAGGACAAAAGGACAAAGCgccatcatttattttctactcatTACTCTATATATAGGTGACTGTATacttagtaataaaaacaagtcaTACCGTccaattttgtatagaaaatcTGGCTGGATCTTATACTAGGTCtcgattaaaactaaatatattatgaattactcttaagtatacataaatgcaaatctactgaacagatactaaaaaatttaaaaagcgaATAAAcattaagattaaataaacTGTCATGACAATACaacggcgtgtggttccgccttagaattAGACCACTCATATGGATCCATCCTCATATGGATGCTAAGgcggacacacagcctagacagctgataggcaacaacagcatttccaaggGGGGTTGACaacaggcaggcggccggttgtaaaatcacagccgaatctttaaaaaaaatatgttttatgctGACCCCGCGGACTTCGCAGCTTCACAAacccgaacgcaaccgggaacatgcagaAGTGAGAATGAGAGTAACTggcaatacaataaatataagacgGCTTCGTGCTCATGCGTTCATTCACAAGCTGAAACATTCGCAGCAATGTTgccaacataaaaaaaataagtaagcgAGCTTTACTtatatcttttaattaaaatcgcaCTTAAATTTTATGGACCCATacgattttattacattaactAGCCGCCcgtcgcggcttcgctcgggttaaagCATAAATGGatacaccaaaaccttcctcagaaatcacactatttattattgaatacgGCATGGAAATACGTGtactagtttttgagtttatcgcaaacagacagacgcggcataGGACATTGTTATACATTGAAGGAAGAGGAATTTATATAACCTATTCAGTGATGGTGGTGATTCTCCCATCTCCCGTAGATGTCATGTCATAAGAGGCTACGAAGGGATACATATCTTTGACAGCTGAAAGCCAAAGGCATAGTGACCTTAGGATCCCAACGGCAGGCAGGTAgccggttataaaattatagccGAACGTTAACATTCTCAGATATGATTTTTACGTTGCTCCTGGGCTACGTGACGCCACAGCCTTGGATGCAACCgaaacacgcgaagatgagagagtaGATCTTATCTAACAGGGACAAAACGAACCTAAGGGCAACTCTTTATTTGGCAGTaacagataaattatatagagaTTCTCAATAAACTACAAGGtactaatacaattttgagACAATCTGAAGCTAACAACATACCTACGAGTATTTTAAGCCTACTAATAATGAATActgcataaaaaaaatgacattgcaaataaaatttaacaagcATCATGACATTTTCTAAAAACAGAGCATGAGTTGCgcatatttttgcaaatattctATTGTACAATACTACCACGTTTGTCTATATAAATAGCATAATCCTACGCTGactgaaatcaaaatcaatcaaataacgACCTTATTGCTGCTACATAAGATTTTAATCTAAAAACAAGACGACTGGAGTTATCTCGCTCAATATACTTAGGTTAGTACCTACGTAGTAAGCAATAGCGCATGCGCCACACAAAACTCAAATTGACATACAAACCAACATCACATATATTTAAGCCACGAttacattcattcattcattcatttctttttatgaCAATGAGTGAGATCGATCGGAAAGGAGTGAGGAAGAGCGGTATTTTGTGCGCCAAATGTAGGGAACATTTGGCTTTGTCCCGACTTTGAGCGGACCAATGAATGAGTGGTAGTATTGTACTTCAGTGGAAGcgttggtggtgtaatggttaagacccctgaggatcgaaaggttcgaatcctactcgtgccacatgagtttgtataccaatctgactcatgtatagtaattttcatcgaccaccacttgcttccggtgaaggaaaacatcgtgaggaaacctgcacactggttgattattaacttgtgtgtgaaatggagaagacaatggcaaaccactccattaataatgccaagaaaggtgttacatgtgtttcattccatgtaatgaccacgaccctcagtcatgaggaatacgactatgaaggaAAGATTGTACTTCAATGAAGtaaatttccttttttgtcACTAgttatgaaaaacatttatgaTAATGGGTCATGGTTAAAAGCTCGCCTACTGTATAAGCAGTTACCGTAATTAGAGCGAGACATGGGCGACGACGGTGGTCGCTTGACCCGCACCGGGAACGAACCGCTGTGGCTTTGGGTCATTATGTCCCTGGAGGAAACGCGACACATTCGTTTTACGCACATATTGGTATACGCCcggtatttttctaatttcttcCCAAATTTCCGGATTTTTTGGGaagaaatttggaaaatactGGACGTTCCTTCATCGTTGGGCCAATTTTAAGTCAATACTACTAAGATTATTTCTTGCTAGATTcgttaatgtttttattaatcaatttaccatattctagaatattatagtgctgtataaataaataaaggttaCGACAATTCATTAAGGTTACGACAATTGCTATATTTTGCTATTAGTCTAAGTATGTACTCCAAGCCTTGGATATACGATCTTATTTCGACCACTAGGGTTCGAACTTAagtacaacaataaaatatgtaaaacatCAAACTAAACCCCCATTACTAAACCAAGTCGAAATCCAAGAAGCTCCATTCTTAATATGACTGCttataaaatggaataaaattcaCGTGCTTTTCGGACTCCAAATATTCGGACGTCAACTTAAAACCGTAGTGTGGCATAATTTGAcaagattttttgtatttaacatacataatatacacaaGTCAAGTTAATTAAAAGCTTTCGAAAATCCAAACCCAGTAACCCTCCTAGACTGGGGGCTGCAGTACTCACGAAGGGCGATGAGACCTGGGCCGGGCGAGCTGCGCCTGCGCACGCTTGCGGACGCGGTCGGCCGCCAGCAGCGCGCAGCGCTCCGACGGTGAGCTCGTCACGAATGTGTCGTGTAGACTGTAGCAGGCTGCGGTTAtctgcaatttatttattttatattttataacagacCAGCAAATAATAACCAGATTCGTGCTTGAAATtggtgatattatttattatattctaaaaacTTGTgacatgatttattatttacagatatTTTAAACAGATATTGCGGATTTGGTACATCATAATATTCTGTCAATTCATTTATGttagtgttattttatttatatttattacacattttCACAGTTAAATTCAACGCTATACAGTTCACCTTAGGGATATCCTCTCGTTGATGTCGTAAAAGGCGACTAAGAGATCCGGTACATAGCTTTGGCAGCAGAATAATACATGcaataatgcattatttttttaacagtaaATAAGGACCAATCAAGTAAGTACAGTATTTGCCAACCTATATTTTCATGTGTATCTGCttgttattaattactttctaCAATTACATTATCTAATAACATTCCAGGATTATAACAAATCACATGCtctttgataaaaatttaagtcaatgaaaatttttttcattattatgcaTTACTTGCATCGAATTTTCATGCCAAAGATTAGGTGTTAACAAGAGAAAATTATCTAATAACTTGAAGATTGAACACAACtacaaaagatattaaaaataacccaTATCCAAAGATTGTgccataaacataaataagtagCGACAAAATAGATATAACATGCGCACACAAGCCGAAAGAAAGAACCACACATCAAGCACAAAAGCCACCACGGACAAACCACAACCTGCTGAATTAGCCGCCTATGAAGGTCTACATCAGCTCCCCTGATGCCGGCCCGATCTTGATGCAGTTGCAGCGCACACAATAGAGCATCCTTTATGGTCTGTACCGTGGCCTGAACGCGGTCCGTGCGCATGAGTCGACGCACCAGGTAGCCCTTGGCAAACGCAACGATTTTTGTTGCCGCTTCCCGCTAAAACCCATTTGGATCGTGATAAGCTTTGCAGTAATATTTTAGGAAACAGGAAGATGAAAGGAAAAGGTAACTTGGGCTCCGACGAgatgagaaagaaagagaaggCATATCGTGAAGTGAAAGAAGCAATATTTAAAGGAATACATTTGACCTTTACAGGtattttttgatgtcaaaaaactgaaaaactcGCGCTATATCGTGAGAAATTTAAGTGGATCTTTTTTTAAGGAAGAATTGAAAGAATTATGGATTCCAATTAACAGacagaagaaaaagaaggaaagaatatatttttaaaagaaatagagTGAGGTATAGCAAACGCTGGTGCATTGGAAGGTACAGAAAgaacatataacaaaacaaagaaatacaaatattatatgtaaggtACCAGTGCGTGGCACGATACGAAAGGAGACCTGCCGAATCGATGGTGTTCCTGAGCAgtaaatgatttataaaatccATTTAGCTAGTGCTCAGGCCATACGTCAGGTCTCTACTGTCGTCTATTccgctttttttttattaagtttttattcgataaaaattaatacttatttataaaaacggGACTTACTTCTTCAGCAGAAGGATGGACATTAGTTACTTGTCTCATTTGCCGTTTATTGGCATTTATCGATTTATACAAGGACTCTTCCATATTCCTGATAGCTGTATCAATATTGGAGTTACTTAAACCTCTAATACCATTTGCTGGGATGGCTTCATCGTTAGGGCTTTTGCTACAAGACTGCCTACTTCCTTGGTAAGAAATTGCATCGTCACTGGTGTCGGAGGGTAAAGTTACGTTAAGATCAGCAAACGTGTCGTTCGTTCGATCGGTAAGGAGAGGCTCGCATTCTCGGTCGGTGGAGTTACTTGAATCATAATTGAGCCTCCGTGAAGCAATCGAAGCAATTCGTCGAGGAGAATGAGTCCTGGTGCTCGAGCCCTCCAGATTACGGGGTGATTGTGTTTTGGCACCATTCTGGTTTTTAGAAACAATATGCTTCTTTGAACTCCCCATTGTATCTCTGCTcttctttaaaatatcattgcAGTGGTTTATATAGAAGTGTGTATCAGTCAGAGTGGATGAGACTGGGCTGTTTACTATGGTATGGTCAGGGGAATTCTGGTTGATTAACTGACTTAAGCTCACTAAACCTTTCTCTGTGTCTGACACTTTGTCCACCCAGGCTTCTTTCGCTTCTAAAGGTGACTTGGGGCAAATTGCCTTGAGTTGTTTAAAAAGCAAGTTGTTTTGCTCTTCAAATAGTTGCTGGAGCAGGAGTTGTTCACGCTTCTGCTTTTCAACTAGACTGGCCATTTGCGCTTGCTGCTGCTTTTGCATCTTCTCATAGAGTTCCTTCACTTTAGTAGCCGGATCTTCTGATTCGGAAATTAAAGGTTTCATCGGAGTGACATCTTTCTTTTGCAAAGTATTTTTAGGTGAGGTTTCCTTTGCATTTGGACGGTGTATTACAACAGAAGTGGAATTCCTGACTGGGCTTAATGATCTCTTTGCAACTTTTTGTGCCGATTCAGACTTAACCATCGATTTGTTGACCACAGCGGGGCGACGTGGCTTTTCTTGGGCTACAGATTTAGATCTAGGTGCACTGGGAGGAGTTTTCTTGGCAACTACTAGTGATGTGGTAGTTTTTGAGGTTGCATTCTTGTTAACTCCATTAGGTTTAG contains:
- the Cp110 gene encoding uncharacterized protein Cp110 isoform X1; its protein translation is MIMINILIYIKGYFKEAFVFMLFHAMHSIILKLPTKLSKECRKEMQYYKLLAKEVEKRIALLKPYTLDSDPEDSDNMTDAPDISESDHTPVEPTVTKSPPSSPEKSVVESPKPCLTLAKPNVIEYHNITQCCEEPPNSTLIMDLTLDIIGANRNSLESPNMQLSSQTEIPERDCESPKKNKEIKQIDDAVQQSISSPKNQAIMDSVKCFVDNILSETYAPLKQDGPSSLSSKSFTGSLNDLHTGSLADSQKSSKLIRQRSYTLLEPSPQLLAHLEVQSLNTGVEMTNISMSESLSNLSSPNKKRRSWDLESAKVKWSSMALELNAKNVPKPNGVNKNATSKTTTSLVVAKKTPPSAPRSKSVAQEKPRRPAVVNKSMVKSESAQKVAKRSLSPVRNSTSVVIHRPNAKETSPKNTLQKKDVTPMKPLISESEDPATKVKELYEKMQKQQQAQMASLVEKQKREQLLLQQLFEEQNNLLFKQLKAICPKSPLEAKEAWVDKVSDTEKGLVSLSQLINQNSPDHTIVNSPVSSTLTDTHFYINHCNDILKKSRDTMGSSKKHIVSKNQNGAKTQSPRNLEGSSTRTHSPRRIASIASRRLNYDSSNSTDRECEPLLTDRTNDTFADLNVTLPSDTSDDAISYQGSRQSCSKSPNDEAIPANGIRGLSNSNIDTAIRNMEESLYKSINANKRQMRQVTNVHPSAEEREAATKIVAFAKGYLVRRLMRTDRVQATVQTIKDALLCALQLHQDRAGIRGADVDLHRRLIQQITAACYSLHDTFVTSSPSERCALLAADRVRKRAQAQLARPRSHRPSDIMTQSHSGSFPVRVKRPPSSPMSRSNYETFSSENLNTTRYMQSPQRRPWR
- the Cp110 gene encoding muscle M-line assembly protein unc-89 isoform X4; this translates as MIMINILIYIKGYFKEAFVFMLFHAMHSIILKLPTKLSKECRKEMQYYKLLAKEVEKRIALLKPYTLDSDPEDSDNMTDAPDISESDHTPVEPTVTKSPPSSPEKSVVESPKPCLTLAKPNVIEYHNITQCCEEPPNSTLIMDLTLDIIGANRNSLESPNMQLSSQTEIPERDCESPKKNKEIKQIDDAVQQSISSPKNQAIMDSVKCFVDNILSETYAPLKQDGPSSLSSKSFTGSLNDLHTGSLADSQKSSKLIRQRSYTLLEPSPQLLAHLEVQSLNTGVEMTNISMSESLSNLSSPNKKRRSWDLESAKVKWSSMALELNAKNVPKPNGVNKNATSKTTTSLVVAKKTPPSAPRSKSVAQEKPRRPAVVNKSMVKSESAQKVAKRSLSPVRNSTSVVIHRPNAKETSPKNTLQKKDVTPMKPLISESEDPATKVKELYEKMQKQQQAQMASLVEKQKREQLLLQQLFEEQNNLLFKQLKAICPKSPLEAKEAWVDKVSDTEKGLVSLSQLINQNSPDHTIVNSPVSSTLTDTHFYINHCNDILKKSRDTMGSSKKHIVSKNQNGAKTQSPRNLEGSSTRTHSPRRIASIASRRLNYDSSNSTDRECEPLLTDRTNDTFADLNVTLPSDTSDDAISYQGSRQSCSKSPNDEAIPANGIRGLSNSNIDTAIRNMEESLYKSINANKRQMRQVTNVHPSAEEITAACYSLHDTFVTSSPSERCALLAADRVRKRAQAQLARPRSHRPSDIMTQSHSGSFPVRVKRPPSSPMSRSNYETFSSENLNTTRYMQSPQRRPWR
- the Cp110 gene encoding uncharacterized protein Cp110 isoform X3, which translates into the protein MIMINILIYIKGYFKEAFVFMLFHAMHSIILKLPTKLSKECRKEMQYYKLLAKEVEKRIALLKPYTLDSDPEDSDNMTDAPDISESDHTPVEPTVTKSPPSSPEKSVVESPKPCLTLAKPNVIEYHNITQCCEEPPNSTLIMDLTLDIIGANRNSLESPNMQLSSQTEIPERDCESPKKNKEIKQIDDAVQQSISSPKNQAIMDSVKCFVDNILSETYAPLKQDGPSSLSSKSFTGSLNDLHTGSLADSQKSSKLIRQRSYTLLEPSPQLLAHLEVQSLNTGVEMTNISMSESLSNLSSPNKKRRSWDLESAKVKWSSMALELNAKNVPKPNGVNKNATSKTTTSLVVAKKTPPSAPRSKSVAQEKPRRPAVVNKSMVKSESAQKVAKRSLSPVRNSTSVVIHRPNAKETSPKNTLQKKDVTPMKPLISESEDPATKVKELYEKMQKQQQAQMASLVEKQKREQLLLQQLFEEQNNLLFKQLKAICPKSPLEAKEAWVDKVSDTEKGLVSLSQLINQNSPDHTIVNSPVSSTLTDTHFYINHCNDILKKSRDTMGSSKKHIVSKNQNGAKTQSPRNLEGSSTRTHSPRRIASIASRRLNYDSSNSTDRECEPLLTDRTNDTFADLNVTLPSDTSDDAISYQGSRQSCSKSPNDEAIPANGIRGLSNSNIDTAIRNMEESLYKSINANKRQMRQVTNVHPSAEEREAATKIVAFAKGYLVRRLMRTDRVQATVQTIKDALLCALQLHQDRAGIRGADVDLHRRLIQQITAACYSLHDTFVTSSPSERCALLAADRVRKRAQAQLARPRSHRPSDV
- the Cp110 gene encoding uncharacterized protein Cp110 isoform X2, whose product is MNDPWDVKSVRKSGQYLSCMKINGVPLLPPVLSKECRKEMQYYKLLAKEVEKRIALLKPYTLDSDPEDSDNMTDAPDISESDHTPVEPTVTKSPPSSPEKSVVESPKPCLTLAKPNVIEYHNITQCCEEPPNSTLIMDLTLDIIGANRNSLESPNMQLSSQTEIPERDCESPKKNKEIKQIDDAVQQSISSPKNQAIMDSVKCFVDNILSETYAPLKQDGPSSLSSKSFTGSLNDLHTGSLADSQKSSKLIRQRSYTLLEPSPQLLAHLEVQSLNTGVEMTNISMSESLSNLSSPNKKRRSWDLESAKVKWSSMALELNAKNVPKPNGVNKNATSKTTTSLVVAKKTPPSAPRSKSVAQEKPRRPAVVNKSMVKSESAQKVAKRSLSPVRNSTSVVIHRPNAKETSPKNTLQKKDVTPMKPLISESEDPATKVKELYEKMQKQQQAQMASLVEKQKREQLLLQQLFEEQNNLLFKQLKAICPKSPLEAKEAWVDKVSDTEKGLVSLSQLINQNSPDHTIVNSPVSSTLTDTHFYINHCNDILKKSRDTMGSSKKHIVSKNQNGAKTQSPRNLEGSSTRTHSPRRIASIASRRLNYDSSNSTDRECEPLLTDRTNDTFADLNVTLPSDTSDDAISYQGSRQSCSKSPNDEAIPANGIRGLSNSNIDTAIRNMEESLYKSINANKRQMRQVTNVHPSAEEREAATKIVAFAKGYLVRRLMRTDRVQATVQTIKDALLCALQLHQDRAGIRGADVDLHRRLIQQITAACYSLHDTFVTSSPSERCALLAADRVRKRAQAQLARPRSHRPSDIMTQSHSGSFPVRVKRPPSSPMSRSNYETFSSENLNTTRYMQSPQRRPWR